From Vigna unguiculata cultivar IT97K-499-35 chromosome 5, ASM411807v1, whole genome shotgun sequence, the proteins below share one genomic window:
- the LOC114186279 gene encoding uncharacterized protein LOC114186279 translates to MMSIYLSRSFPRSNSSLFLCSGKTLQSEVLHLGEEMFLVDAGRGTPRICIQDEPTGVPINRATRFENKVGSLDLVVGESLIKKKILERLFIDLVAGESLIKERAAAGFNDLVGSTDVVAGEPLLLPRRFRQNLAWMELNKIWRTNTKVKGFILKKVKGGYSVAIAGFITFLRFRSHNKRRRKKISNNRFTIKSINPKRTNIVVF, encoded by the coding sequence ATGATGAGCATCTATTTGAGTCGATCATTTCCAAGATCTAATTCCAGTTTATTCTTATGTAGTGGAAAGACCTTACAATCTGAAGTTTTACACTTAGGGGAAGAAATGTTCTTGGTGGATGCAGGACGTGGGACCCCCAGAATTTGTATACAAGATGAGCCTACAGGAGTGCCAATCAACCGAGCCACCAGGTTTGAGAATAAGGTGGGATCCCTGGATCTAGTGGTCGGTGAATCACTGATCAAAAAGAAGATTTTGGAGAGATTATTCATCGATCTAGTGGCCGGCGAATCACTGATCAAAGAGCGAGCAGCCGCCGGGTTTAATGATTTGGTGGGATCCACAGATGTAGTGGCTGGTGAACCGCTTCTTCTTCCACGAAGATTCAGACAAAACCTAGCTTGGATGGAACTGAACAAGATTTGGCGAACGAATACAAAGGTTAAAGGCTTTATTCTTAAGAAAGTAAAAGGAGGTTATTCAGTAGCCATCGCGGGTTTCATTACTTTTCTTCGATTTCGTTCTCACaacaaaagaagaaggaaaaagatATCGAATAATCGATTCACCATTAAGAGCATTAACCCCAAAAGGACGAATATTGTGGTGTTCTAA